A part of Limihaloglobus sulfuriphilus genomic DNA contains:
- a CDS encoding putative quinol monooxygenase — protein sequence MNDTNIIVIAEAEIKDGMVEEVLPQLEALVESTRKEPGCIEYNLHRDLENEKVFMFYEVWESKAHLETHIEQPPLQNLLARQEQWFAGPLTARSYCKVR from the coding sequence ATGAATGACACAAATATAATAGTAATCGCCGAAGCGGAAATCAAAGATGGAATGGTCGAAGAGGTTCTCCCTCAGCTCGAGGCCCTTGTGGAATCAACCCGTAAAGAGCCCGGCTGCATTGAGTACAATCTTCACCGTGACCTTGAAAACGAAAAGGTGTTTATGTTCTACGAAGTCTGGGAATCTAAAGCTCATCTTGAGACACATATTGAACAGCCTCCGCTCCAGAATCTGCTTGCCAGACAGGAACAGTGGTTTGCCGGCCCGCTCACTGCACGAAGCTATTGTAAAGTCAGATAA
- a CDS encoding HAD family hydrolase, which translates to MAEKIKAVIFDMDGVLVDSEEFICEAACSMFKELGLDVKPEDFEDFVGTGEDRYIGGVAEKYNFQIDLPQAKKRTYQIYLDIIKGKLKPLAGVKDFISRCGVSGLKLAVASSADSIKVRGNLDEIGLPFETFGAVITGSDIERKKPAPDIFLLAAEKLGVEPSRALVIEDAPSGVEAAKAAGCRCLAITSSFTREQLSKADFHAADLADVPEEVYSLF; encoded by the coding sequence ATGGCTGAAAAAATCAAAGCCGTTATTTTTGATATGGACGGTGTGCTTGTAGATTCTGAAGAGTTTATCTGCGAGGCGGCATGCAGCATGTTCAAAGAACTTGGACTTGATGTTAAGCCCGAGGACTTTGAGGATTTTGTCGGCACCGGTGAGGACAGGTATATTGGCGGCGTAGCGGAGAAGTACAATTTCCAAATAGACCTGCCGCAGGCAAAAAAACGGACATACCAAATCTATCTTGACATAATCAAAGGCAAACTCAAGCCGCTGGCAGGGGTTAAAGATTTTATTTCCAGATGCGGCGTCTCCGGTCTGAAGCTGGCAGTTGCCTCCAGCGCGGATTCGATCAAGGTACGCGGCAACCTCGACGAGATAGGCCTTCCGTTCGAGACATTCGGGGCGGTTATTACAGGCAGCGACATTGAAAGAAAGAAACCTGCGCCGGATATCTTTCTGTTGGCGGCGGAGAAGCTCGGGGTTGAGCCCTCCCGCGCATTAGTCATCGAAGATGCTCCCAGCGGAGTAGAGGCAGCAAAAGCCGCGGGCTGCCGCTGTCTGGCAATCACATCATCATTCACCAGAGAACAGCTATCCAAAGCCGATTTCCACGCCGCTGACCTGGCAGATGTGCCTGAAGAAGTATATTCACTTTTTTGA
- a CDS encoding glutamine--tRNA ligase/YqeY domain fusion protein — protein sequence MSNDNKNTESAPKRDFIRDIINTDIENGKWDSRVHTRFPPEPNGYLHIGHAKSICLNFGIAESYNGKCNLRFDDTNPTKEEDEYVRSIIDDIQWLGWQWNGEALFASDYFEQMYEWAIELIKAGKAYVCDLTAVETSEYRGSLTHPGKPSPYRDRSVEENLDLFERMKKGEFPDGSRTLKAKIDMASPNMNMRDPVMYRILHARHHRTGNKWCIYPMYDWAHGLEDSIEGITHSICTLEFENHRPLYDWFLDQLGIHHPQQIEFARLNLTYTVMSKRKLLRLVEENHVQSWDDPRMPTISGMRRRGYSPQAIRDFCRVIGVNKFNSTVDLALLEHCLRKDLNAKSPRRMAVLNPLKVIITNYPEDQVEELDAVNNPEDESAGTRKVPFSKTIYIEREDFMEDPPRKFFRLSPGREVRLRYAYFITCNEVIKDESGNVVELHCTYDPATKGGDSPDGRKVKATLHWVCEAKSVEADVKLYESLFTAANPDDVKEGGDFTDNLNPDSVKVLKGALLEPSLSQAMPLERFQFERIGYFCADKDSTPEKLIFNKTVGLRDTWAKIQKKGG from the coding sequence ATGAGTAACGATAACAAAAACACAGAATCGGCCCCTAAGAGGGATTTTATACGTGACATTATCAACACTGATATCGAAAACGGCAAATGGGACAGCCGCGTTCACACGCGTTTTCCCCCGGAGCCTAACGGCTACCTTCATATCGGGCACGCTAAGAGTATTTGCTTAAACTTCGGTATAGCTGAGAGTTATAACGGCAAATGCAACCTGAGGTTTGATGATACAAATCCGACAAAAGAAGAAGATGAATATGTTCGTTCTATAATCGATGATATTCAGTGGCTTGGGTGGCAGTGGAACGGAGAGGCTCTTTTTGCCAGCGACTATTTCGAGCAGATGTACGAATGGGCCATTGAGCTCATAAAGGCGGGCAAGGCTTATGTTTGTGATCTCACGGCCGTTGAGACCTCAGAATACAGAGGCTCACTTACCCACCCGGGCAAGCCAAGCCCTTACCGTGACCGCAGCGTTGAAGAAAACCTTGACCTCTTCGAGCGTATGAAGAAAGGCGAGTTCCCGGACGGTTCCCGTACTTTAAAGGCGAAGATAGATATGGCTTCACCAAACATGAACATGCGTGATCCGGTCATGTACCGTATTCTCCATGCCAGACACCATCGAACCGGCAATAAGTGGTGCATATACCCTATGTATGACTGGGCACACGGGCTTGAGGATTCTATCGAGGGCATCACACACTCAATCTGTACCCTGGAGTTCGAGAATCACCGTCCGCTTTACGACTGGTTTCTTGACCAGCTTGGTATTCACCATCCTCAGCAGATAGAATTTGCCAGGCTCAACCTTACCTATACCGTAATGAGCAAACGAAAACTGCTGCGCCTTGTTGAAGAAAATCATGTTCAAAGCTGGGATGATCCCCGTATGCCGACTATTTCGGGAATGAGACGCCGCGGCTACAGCCCCCAGGCAATTCGTGATTTCTGCAGGGTCATAGGTGTTAACAAGTTTAATTCAACCGTGGATTTAGCGCTGCTTGAACACTGTCTTCGTAAAGATCTTAACGCAAAATCGCCGCGGCGTATGGCAGTTTTGAATCCTCTTAAAGTCATTATAACAAATTACCCCGAAGATCAGGTTGAAGAGCTCGATGCGGTTAATAATCCCGAAGACGAATCCGCCGGCACCCGCAAGGTTCCATTCTCAAAAACCATCTATATTGAACGCGAAGATTTTATGGAGGATCCGCCGCGGAAGTTCTTCCGTCTCTCTCCGGGTCGGGAAGTAAGGCTTAGATATGCATATTTTATTACCTGTAATGAGGTTATAAAAGATGAGTCCGGTAATGTTGTAGAGCTGCACTGCACTTATGATCCGGCGACGAAGGGCGGCGATTCTCCCGATGGCAGAAAGGTAAAGGCAACTCTGCATTGGGTTTGTGAAGCAAAATCCGTTGAGGCGGACGTGAAACTCTATGAAAGTCTTTTTACTGCCGCCAATCCAGATGACGTGAAGGAAGGCGGAGATTTTACTGACAATTTAAACCCTGATTCCGTCAAGGTTCTCAAAGGAGCTCTGCTTGAGCCCTCACTCTCGCAAGCCATGCCGCTTGAGCGGTTTCAGTTTGAACGCATCGGTTATTTCTGCGCAGACAAGGACTCGACGCCTGAAAAACTGATTTTCAATAAAACGGTAGGACTGCGTGATACCTGGGCAAAGATACAGAAAAAGGGCGGCTGA
- a CDS encoding AEC family transporter has translation MDTLEILLPVIIILSLGFILRKTEFLSSEFTSGLGRLAYWVGLPAYLFYEISTMDKGLNEALESFAVMMCGMAAAIILAAVICFVFKIKKSYIGSFIQGSFRTNIAYIGIPVVFYTFAGYGSGMRSDIARMCILTLAMCVPAYNIISVIALLVTDTSANGRQFWKTFQKIVTNPLIISVVLGLLAAHFRVEMPVYLDRSFDAITGLVLPAALLCVGATLAQTRFSWTLLQYSLTASLIKVGFCPLIGYFAADWFGLTDTQKLAVMLLLASPTAVSSYILAEQLNGNKELSASIVVNSTVISFVSFAVILGLKL, from the coding sequence ATGGATACTTTAGAAATATTACTGCCGGTTATAATCATACTTTCTCTGGGCTTTATTCTGCGAAAAACAGAATTTCTTTCGTCTGAATTTACTTCAGGTCTGGGCAGGCTTGCGTACTGGGTGGGCTTGCCGGCGTACCTTTTTTATGAGATATCGACAATGGACAAAGGCCTTAACGAGGCCTTGGAAAGTTTTGCGGTGATGATGTGCGGTATGGCTGCGGCAATTATTCTGGCAGCAGTTATCTGTTTCGTCTTTAAAATTAAAAAAAGCTACATCGGATCCTTTATTCAGGGCTCTTTCAGAACGAATATAGCCTACATCGGAATACCTGTGGTCTTTTACACGTTCGCCGGATATGGTTCCGGTATGCGCAGCGACATAGCAAGGATGTGCATACTGACCCTGGCGATGTGCGTTCCTGCTTACAATATAATATCAGTGATAGCGCTTCTGGTTACTGACACATCCGCCAACGGCAGGCAGTTCTGGAAAACTTTTCAAAAAATTGTGACAAATCCTTTGATTATATCAGTTGTATTGGGGTTGCTGGCGGCACATTTCAGGGTTGAAATGCCTGTTTACCTGGATCGCTCTTTTGACGCAATAACAGGTCTGGTGCTGCCCGCGGCACTGCTGTGTGTCGGAGCTACACTTGCACAGACCAGATTTTCATGGACTTTATTGCAGTATTCGCTGACCGCGTCTTTAATCAAAGTCGGATTCTGTCCCCTCATCGGATATTTCGCGGCAGACTGGTTCGGTCTAACTGACACGCAAAAACTGGCAGTAATGCTGCTTCTGGCATCTCCAACCGCTGTAAGCTCTTATATCCTGGCAGAACAATTAAACGGCAACAAAGAGCTCTCTGCCTCGATAGTGGTCAACAGCACTGTGATATCTTTTGTTTCATTTGCCGTCATATTAGGCTTAAAGTTATGA
- a CDS encoding NfeD family protein yields the protein MDSFLETLRGFLSPVWLWLVVGIILLILEFEIPGLIVFFFAVGAFATAVVCLIPDVPLSIQLLVFLTVSIVSLLLLRKYLKNIFHGYTQSNPDESVIEEDFKGKKVLVISGIAPGRPGKVEFNGTGWEAEADEEIPADSLVEIVNIRNLSLIVKKV from the coding sequence ATGGATTCGTTTTTAGAAACCCTCAGAGGTTTTTTATCGCCTGTCTGGCTGTGGCTTGTAGTGGGGATAATTCTTCTGATCCTTGAGTTTGAAATTCCGGGGCTTATAGTTTTTTTCTTCGCTGTCGGGGCTTTCGCGACGGCAGTTGTCTGTTTAATCCCTGATGTACCGCTCTCTATCCAGTTATTGGTTTTCCTGACGGTGTCAATAGTTTCGCTGTTATTGCTGCGAAAGTATCTTAAAAATATATTTCACGGTTATACACAGTCAAATCCTGACGAAAGTGTTATAGAAGAAGATTTTAAAGGAAAAAAAGTGTTAGTAATAAGCGGTATAGCCCCAGGGCGGCCCGGCAAAGTGGAATTTAACGGGACAGGCTGGGAAGCCGAGGCCGACGAAGAGATACCGGCTGATTCACTTGTTGAAATTGTAAACATTCGTAATCTTTCACTAATCGTAAAGAAAGTATAA
- a CDS encoding SPFH domain-containing protein: MLLSSSLTPVAVVLVLAIIFVIVLLAKTMQIVPQRSAYIVERLGKYSNTLEAGLHILVPFIDKVAYKLSLKEQAIDVPPQTCITKDNISVEVDGVLYLRVIDPSRASYGIDDYMFASIQLAQTTMRSVIGKLDLDKSFEAREAINATIVDAVDKASDPWGVKVTRYEVKNIYPPQSIKDAMEKQMRAEREKRALIAQSQGDRQAKINRADGMKQEAIAVSEGEKLKRINEAEGRASEILRVAEATAAGIYKIAESIRADGGKDAVNLRIAEQYIQEFGKLASTNNTMIIPSDLSDIAGFIKTATSVVKHTADQKEPKQST; this comes from the coding sequence ATGCTTTTATCCTCGTCCTTAACACCGGTTGCCGTAGTTCTTGTTCTGGCAATAATTTTTGTTATTGTCCTGTTAGCCAAGACCATGCAGATTGTTCCCCAGAGATCGGCATACATTGTTGAACGTCTGGGAAAATACAGTAACACCCTTGAAGCGGGGCTGCATATACTTGTTCCTTTTATCGATAAGGTTGCCTATAAACTTTCGCTCAAAGAACAGGCAATTGATGTGCCGCCTCAAACCTGCATAACCAAAGACAATATCTCTGTCGAGGTTGACGGTGTTCTTTATCTGCGGGTTATTGACCCTTCCAGGGCATCTTATGGTATTGATGATTATATGTTCGCTTCTATTCAGCTGGCACAGACAACTATGCGTAGCGTAATTGGCAAACTGGACCTTGATAAATCATTCGAAGCGCGTGAAGCAATTAACGCAACTATTGTCGATGCAGTGGATAAGGCCTCTGATCCCTGGGGCGTTAAGGTTACCCGCTACGAGGTAAAAAATATTTATCCGCCGCAAAGCATCAAAGACGCGATGGAAAAACAGATGCGGGCGGAGCGTGAGAAACGGGCACTTATCGCCCAGTCACAGGGTGACCGTCAGGCTAAGATCAACCGCGCTGATGGTATGAAACAGGAGGCGATTGCGGTATCAGAGGGTGAAAAGCTCAAACGTATCAATGAAGCGGAAGGGCGGGCATCTGAGATTCTGAGAGTAGCCGAAGCCACCGCGGCGGGTATATATAAAATTGCTGAATCAATACGGGCCGATGGAGGAAAGGACGCGGTCAATCTGCGTATAGCGGAGCAGTACATACAGGAATTCGGCAAGCTGGCAAGCACCAATAACACTATGATTATACCGAGCGATCTCTCTGATATAGCAGGGTTTATCAAAACCGCGACAAGTGTTGTAAAGCATACCGCTGACCAGAAAGAGCCTAAGCAGTCAACATGA
- a CDS encoding FtsW/RodA/SpoVE family cell cycle protein codes for MMFNIFNGRLVLLRSIMVLSCFALIAIGIISIYAAEQNEAFWQKQILFALAGSVCFVLINLLHYKSLGPLSYWIYAITLVLLTILLIERFVPMPAGFRDIWRMFIPYINGSRRWIRLGWGSLYFQVQPSEFCKLAYIVALAWYLRYRKNYRRLHGLIGPFVLTFIAMGLIILEPDLGTVMLMLPLLFAMLFAAGARVRHLVLIITAAAMLSPVLWLNMRDYQRMRIASVLLQNEWIYNKVTKSPALTRIIGVEPVRLYHWKRDEGYHLQHSKYAISTGGVSGYGFKQGPYSIDKHVHLPEAHNDFIFAIIAHQWGLLGCICVFLLYCVIATCGLEIAWFNTDPFGRLIAVGIVVMFMTQVVVNIGMTIGLMPITGLTLPFLSYGGSSLIVNMTALGLLNNIGRDRPFSVAGKAFEYAEQ; via the coding sequence ATGATGTTCAACATTTTTAACGGACGCCTGGTTTTGCTCAGAAGCATTATGGTTTTAAGCTGTTTTGCTCTTATTGCAATTGGCATTATATCCATTTATGCCGCCGAACAGAATGAGGCTTTCTGGCAAAAGCAGATACTCTTTGCACTTGCAGGCAGTGTATGCTTTGTCCTGATAAACCTGCTGCACTACAAATCCCTGGGCCCGCTGAGCTACTGGATATACGCGATCACACTTGTTTTACTTACTATTCTCCTTATTGAACGGTTTGTGCCGATGCCCGCGGGCTTTAGGGACATATGGAGAATGTTTATTCCATATATAAACGGTTCAAGAAGATGGATAAGACTGGGCTGGGGAAGTCTCTACTTTCAGGTTCAGCCGAGCGAATTCTGCAAACTCGCCTATATCGTTGCGCTTGCCTGGTATTTGCGTTACAGAAAAAACTACCGGCGGCTCCACGGGCTTATAGGGCCTTTTGTGCTGACATTTATAGCGATGGGACTTATTATACTTGAGCCCGACCTGGGCACGGTTATGCTGATGCTTCCGCTGCTGTTTGCGATGCTCTTTGCCGCCGGCGCCAGAGTTCGGCATCTTGTCCTGATTATAACTGCCGCGGCAATGCTCAGCCCTGTGTTATGGCTCAATATGCGGGATTACCAGCGAATGAGAATTGCCAGTGTCCTGCTGCAAAATGAATGGATTTATAACAAAGTCACAAAAAGCCCCGCACTTACCAGAATCATAGGAGTAGAACCTGTGAGGCTGTATCACTGGAAACGGGACGAAGGCTATCACCTTCAACACTCAAAATATGCCATATCTACCGGCGGTGTTTCCGGTTACGGATTTAAACAAGGCCCCTACTCGATAGACAAGCATGTACACCTGCCCGAAGCACACAACGATTTTATCTTTGCGATTATCGCGCATCAATGGGGACTTCTGGGCTGTATTTGTGTATTTCTTCTTTACTGCGTCATAGCTACCTGCGGCCTTGAGATAGCCTGGTTCAACACAGACCCGTTCGGCAGGCTCATAGCTGTGGGCATAGTGGTGATGTTCATGACACAGGTAGTGGTAAACATCGGCATGACCATTGGCTTAATGCCTATAACCGGCCTGACTCTGCCGTTTCTCAGCTACGGCGGCTCAAGTCTCATTGTAAACATGACCGCATTGGGACTCTTAAACAATATCGGCAGGGACAGACCCTTCAGTGTTGCCGGCAAGGCGTTTGAATATGCCGAGCAGTAA
- the guaB gene encoding IMP dehydrogenase — translation MSLADVKIVDNGITFDDVLLIPAQSDFVPSGANTQTRLTRNVKINIPIVSAAMDTVTESALAVAIAQEGGIGIIHKNLPVEMQVLEVEKVKRSENGVILDPITLSPEDTVTTAMNLMERQRLSGIPIVVDDKKLVGIITKRDLKFLTDHNIKVGEVMTREKLVTGPAETTLEQAKEILRKHKVEKLLLIKGERLAGMITMRDIDRVQQCPMAAKDHKGRLLVGAAVGVNNFDRIEALIKAEVDVIVVDTAHGHSQNVIETLKYIKKRHSIDVIAGNIATAQAAKALIEAGADAVKVGIGPGAICTTRVISGVGVPQISAIMNVVEEADKHDVPVIADGGIKLSGEIAKAIAAGASSVMLGSMLAGLYESPGQLIIYRGRQFKEYRGMGSLGAMVKGSADRYGQGTVSDNRKLVPEGVEGRVPYRGKLNEYVYQLVGGLRAGMGYCGTPTIEELRKNARFVKVSSASIRESHPHDITITKESPNYSDPLLQRQ, via the coding sequence ATGAGTCTGGCAGACGTTAAAATAGTTGACAATGGAATAACTTTTGACGACGTATTACTAATACCCGCTCAAAGCGATTTTGTCCCGAGTGGAGCAAACACTCAAACAAGGCTGACAAGGAATGTAAAAATTAATATCCCAATAGTTTCGGCTGCGATGGATACCGTAACCGAATCCGCGCTTGCGGTAGCAATCGCTCAGGAAGGCGGGATAGGCATAATCCATAAAAATCTGCCGGTTGAGATGCAGGTTCTCGAAGTGGAAAAGGTAAAACGCTCTGAAAACGGCGTAATTCTCGATCCTATCACTTTATCACCTGAGGATACGGTTACAACTGCGATGAATCTGATGGAAAGGCAGCGTCTCTCAGGAATACCCATAGTGGTGGATGACAAAAAGCTCGTCGGAATTATAACAAAGCGCGACCTGAAATTCCTCACCGACCACAATATCAAAGTCGGCGAGGTCATGACAAGGGAAAAACTCGTAACGGGCCCGGCTGAGACCACTCTTGAACAGGCCAAAGAAATTCTTAGAAAGCACAAGGTTGAAAAGCTGCTGCTGATAAAGGGCGAGAGGCTTGCGGGTATGATTACCATGCGTGACATAGATCGGGTGCAGCAGTGCCCTATGGCCGCCAAAGATCACAAAGGCAGACTTCTGGTCGGGGCAGCCGTTGGAGTAAACAATTTTGACAGAATAGAAGCTCTCATAAAAGCCGAGGTTGACGTTATAGTCGTTGATACGGCACACGGCCACTCGCAAAATGTCATTGAAACGCTCAAATATATAAAGAAACGTCATTCAATAGACGTTATAGCAGGAAATATTGCTACTGCTCAAGCCGCGAAGGCGCTTATAGAGGCCGGAGCAGACGCAGTGAAGGTCGGCATAGGCCCCGGCGCTATCTGCACAACACGTGTGATATCCGGCGTGGGCGTGCCGCAGATTTCGGCTATCATGAACGTTGTTGAAGAAGCAGACAAGCACGATGTGCCTGTAATAGCTGACGGCGGCATCAAGCTAAGCGGCGAAATAGCCAAGGCTATCGCGGCAGGCGCCTCGAGCGTAATGCTCGGCTCTATGCTTGCCGGACTTTACGAAAGCCCCGGGCAGCTGATTATTTACCGCGGACGTCAGTTCAAAGAATACCGCGGCATGGGTTCTTTAGGCGCTATGGTCAAGGGCTCTGCGGACCGCTACGGCCAGGGGACGGTTTCTGATAACAGAAAACTTGTTCCCGAAGGTGTTGAAGGCCGCGTACCTTACAGGGGGAAATTGAATGAATATGTCTATCAGCTTGTCGGCGGCCTGCGGGCGGGGATGGGCTACTGCGGAACTCCAACAATTGAAGAGCTTAGAAAGAACGCGCGTTTTGTAAAGGTCAGCTCCGCTTCAATACGCGAATCGCATCCGCATGATATAACCATAACCAAAGAATCGCCAAACTACAGTGACCCGCTTTTACAGCGGCAATAA
- a CDS encoding peptidylprolyl isomerase — MFNRTLMSLAVLLCVFSVSVDVYSAKEDGEVNGKAKEAAAEDNSGADKELAVLNGIKIMKSDIDARIIKDTPQLATAEESVKKQYMDRSRGQMLDRVITEMLIDDKIQAGKIKISEDDINEEIQNIADTQGMSMEELDARLKEVGRSMKELKDNIRRGLGFKALIEDFADEELVVSDEDVKNYYDENTQQFKQPEQVRASHILVKVEKDASEEDKAAAKEEIKAIKAKIDAGEDFAELAKSESDCPSGKNGGDLNFFSQGRMVKPFSDAAFAMEVGEISDVVETQFGYHIIKVTDKKEANTQTFDEVKANIKARLESEKRNKYVSSYIEKLKEEAELTYDEEYDPAKQQKPQQIQVQPQSAQ; from the coding sequence ATGTTTAACAGAACACTGATGTCATTAGCTGTATTGCTTTGTGTGTTTTCTGTAAGTGTCGATGTTTACTCTGCTAAGGAAGACGGCGAAGTGAACGGCAAGGCTAAGGAAGCCGCCGCCGAAGATAATTCTGGTGCGGATAAAGAGCTTGCTGTCTTAAATGGCATAAAGATAATGAAATCGGATATAGACGCACGAATTATCAAAGACACACCCCAGCTGGCAACAGCAGAAGAATCCGTTAAAAAGCAGTATATGGATCGCAGCCGCGGCCAGATGCTTGACAGGGTAATAACGGAAATGCTCATAGACGACAAAATCCAGGCCGGCAAAATCAAAATCAGTGAAGATGATATAAACGAAGAGATCCAAAACATCGCCGACACTCAGGGCATGTCAATGGAAGAGCTTGATGCACGTCTAAAAGAGGTAGGCCGCAGCATGAAAGAGCTCAAGGACAATATCCGCCGGGGTCTTGGTTTTAAAGCCCTCATAGAAGACTTTGCTGACGAAGAGTTGGTTGTTTCTGACGAAGATGTCAAAAATTACTACGATGAAAACACCCAGCAATTCAAACAGCCCGAGCAGGTAAGAGCCAGCCATATCCTCGTAAAGGTTGAAAAAGACGCTTCAGAGGAAGACAAAGCCGCTGCTAAAGAAGAAATAAAGGCAATTAAGGCTAAGATCGATGCGGGCGAAGACTTTGCAGAGCTGGCAAAAAGCGAATCTGACTGCCCTTCCGGCAAAAACGGCGGTGACCTGAATTTCTTCTCGCAGGGCCGTATGGTTAAACCTTTCTCTGACGCAGCTTTCGCCATGGAAGTTGGTGAGATCAGCGATGTTGTAGAAACACAGTTCGGTTACCACATCATCAAGGTTACAGACAAAAAAGAGGCTAATACCCAGACTTTTGATGAGGTTAAAGCCAACATCAAAGCCAGGTTAGAAAGCGAGAAACGCAACAAATACGTCAGCAGCTATATTGAAAAGCTCAAAGAAGAAGCTGAGCTGACTTATGACGAAGAATATGACCCGGCCAAACAGCAAAAACCTCAGCAGATACAGGTTCAGCCCCAATCCGCTCAATAA
- a CDS encoding acyl-CoA thioesterase — MFTKKHISSCDIEITPRYNETDQGGVVHHSVYPVYFEMGRTELLRANGFAYKDLEASGCAMVVAQLNIKYRGPAYYDQKIMVTTTCQRITRARIEHSYIVKDAKTGKVITEGQTTLACIDGEGKMRSVPDFLFGMAPS, encoded by the coding sequence ATGTTCACAAAAAAACATATTTCATCATGCGATATCGAGATAACTCCCAGGTATAACGAGACAGACCAGGGCGGCGTGGTGCATCACAGTGTATATCCTGTTTATTTCGAGATGGGCAGAACTGAACTCCTTAGAGCAAACGGGTTTGCGTATAAAGACCTGGAGGCTTCCGGCTGTGCTATGGTGGTGGCTCAGTTGAATATAAAATATCGGGGGCCGGCTTATTATGACCAGAAAATCATGGTAACTACTACCTGCCAGAGGATTACAAGAGCAAGAATAGAACACAGTTATATCGTAAAAGATGCAAAAACCGGCAAAGTCATCACAGAAGGCCAAACCACACTTGCCTGCATTGACGGTGAGGGCAAGATGAGGTCAGTGCCGGATTTCCTTTTTGGAATGGCACCATCATAA